The following proteins are encoded in a genomic region of Phoenix dactylifera cultivar Barhee BC4 unplaced genomic scaffold, palm_55x_up_171113_PBpolish2nd_filt_p 001342F, whole genome shotgun sequence:
- the LOC120108449 gene encoding uncharacterized protein LOC120108449 — protein sequence MVYVFIFIEKGLKERAMEMHNSMSHGLVALLLVMICLSCIMARVWATIEQSEVQQHLIRLDKSVKSIKSLDGDIIDCVHISHQPAFDHPSLKNHTIQMRPSFHPLGLYDEKRVASKMETSSIPQLWHQNGRCPEDTIPIRRTKKGDVPRASFIERFGKNMRRTIPNPTSIESNRNNNRHEHAIVYVRGGKYYGAKATINVWNPKLEHEDEFSLSQLWILGGPTEVLNTIEAGWHVDPYLYGDHRTRLFTFWTGDGYKSVGCYNLQCSGFVQVNKEVALGATIYPISSYGGRQYEITLSLWKDPKTGNWWLQYGNQSPVGYWPSSLLPHLSDSASAIQWGGEVVNLNSNGQHTSTKMGSGHFPEEGFGKASFFKNIRIVDKSNYLQAPRGIRTFATRSNCYNVHLKNNGYIYYGGPGRNPKCM from the exons atggtgtatgtttttattttcattgaaaAGGGTTTGAAAGAAAGGGCTATGGAGATGCACAATAGTATGAGCCATGGCCTGGTCGCGCTATTGCTGGTGATGATTTGCTTATCTTGCATCATGGCTAGAGTGTGGGCTACAATCGAGCAGTCCGAGGTGCAGCAACACCTGATCCGATTGGATAAATCTGTCAAAAGCATCAAG AGCCTGGATGGGGATATCATAGACTGTGTCCATATCTCTCATCAGCCAGCCTTCGATCATCCTTCGCTCAAAAACCATACTATCCAG ATGAGACCAAGTTTCCACCCATTAGGCTTATATGATGAGAAGAGGGTGGCATCAAAGATGGAAACTAGCTCCATACCTCAACTTTGGCATCAAAATGGGAGGTGCCCAGAGGACACCATCCCTATTAGGAGGACTAAGAAGGGCGATGTGCCGAGGGCTAGCTTTATCGAAAGATTTGGAAAGAACATGCGTAGGACAATCCCAAATCCAACTTCTATAGAATCCAACAGGAATAATAATAGGCATGAG CATGCAATTGTTTATGTAAGGGGAGGTAAGTACTATGGAGCAAAGGCAACCATAAATGTGTGGAACCCGAAGCTGGAACACGAAGATGAGTTCAGTCTGTCTCAACTTTGGATTCTTGGGGGTCCTACAGAGGTTCTCAATACCATCGAAGCTGGCTGGCAT GTTGATCCATATCTGTATGGAGATCATAGAACAAGACTATTTACTTTCTGGACG GGTGACGGTTATAAATCAGTAGGCTGCTACAACCTACAATGCTCTGGGTTCGTTCAAGTCAACAAGGAGGTAGCATTGGGAGCCACCATTTACCCCATTTCTAGCTATGGTGGACGCCAATATGAAATCACTTTGTCTCTCTGGAAG GATCCAAAAACGGGGAATTGGTGGCTGCAGTATGGGAATCAATCTCCAGTGGGGTACTGGCCTTCTTCCTTACTCCCTCATCTGTCCGATAGTGCCTCAGCGATACAATGGGGAGGGGAGGTTGTGAACTTAAATTCAAATGGTCAGCACACCTCCACGAAGATGGGCAGTGGCCATTTCCCAGAAGAAGGTTTTGGCAAGGCGAGCTTCTTCAAAAACATACGAATAGTTGATAAGTCCAACTATCTCCAAGCTCCTCGAGGGATTCGCACTTTCGCTACACGATCCAATTGCTATAATGTGCACCTTAAGAACAATGGTTACATCTACTATGGGGGTCCTGGTAGAAATCCTAAATGTATGTAG
- the LOC120108455 gene encoding uncharacterized protein LOC120108455 — MELIREVVGLVRQQRGPQQLFPSASSSDQGRSIAEFRKLAPPAFKKTTDPQEAECWIDEMEKAFRAMGCIEEEKIRFATYMLQDRAHHWWESVERTMMQDAGSVTWPGFRMAFYSKYFPSSRIRELEREFLSLSQGSMTVEDYEAEFDRLSRFAPSLVQDPKSRMSRFEEGLRPRLRQGLAAVHSTDYDDLVDRAKNMEIIWKETHDAQKGKSKRTRDFDSDGERHLRRPMQFRPGAGQRVPYGRTAPDRRGISGVCFRCGRTGHRAVECLQTRPGIGACFRCGQQGHRIAECPQTQTVSGVCFGCVQATQSAIPRQQRGGGSRTQGRVYALTQQDAQASNTVVTRTLLVSSTYAYVLFDSGATHSFISSSYVHKCDLHYSSLERELCISTPAGGTMTVSQICISCPVLVEGRDLRTNLIVMNLHDFDVILGMDWLAAYHATIDCFLKSVTFRIPGIDKFSFMGDDWGVSSQVVSAMQGIRSLRKEFPIFMAAIANSEQSEQRIEDIPVVSEYPDVFPDDLPGLPPDRDVEFAIDIILGTAPLSKAPYRMAPAELKELKDQLQELLDLGFIRPSVSP; from the exons ATGGAGCTGATCAGAGAGGTTGTTGGGTTAGTTCGGCAGCAGAGGGGACCACAGCAGCTATTTCCCTCTGCTAGTTCTTCAGATCAGGGGAGGAGTATAGCAGAGTTCAGGAAGTTGGCTCCTCCGGCCTTCAAGAAAACTACCGATCCCCAAGAGGCCGAATGTTGGATAGATGAGATGGAGAAGGCCTTCAGGGCCATGGGTTGTATTGAGGAGGAAAAGatcagatttgccacctatatgcttcaggaccggGCTCATCATTGGTGGGAGTCTGTGGAGAGGACCATGATGCAGGATGCAGGATCAGTAACCTGGCCGGGATTCCGCATggccttctactccaagtatttcccttCCAGTCGTATCAGGGAGCTGGAGAGGGAGTTTCTGAGCCTCTCTCAGGGGAGTATGACTGTGGAAGACTATGAGGCTGAGTTTGATCGGTTGTCCCGTTTTGCACCATCTCTTGTCCAAGACCCTAAATCTAGGATGAGTAGATTTGAGGAAGGACTGAGGCCTCGCCTGCGTCAGGGTTTAGCTGCTGTTCACTCGACTGATTATGATGACCTAGTTGACAGAGCTAAAAATATGGAGATCATCTGGAAGGAAACACATGATGCTCAGAAAGGGAAGTCGAAGAGGACCAGGGACTTTGATTCTGACGGTGAGCGGCATCTGCGCCGACCTATGCAGTTCCGTCCAGGAGCAGGGCAGCGAGTTCCATATGGGAGGACTGCACCGGATCGCAGGGGGATATCAGGAGTGTGCTTCAGGTGTGGCCGGACTGGACATAGAGCTGTTGAGTGTCTTCAGACACGGCCTGGTATTGGAGCATGTTTCAGGTGTGGTCAGCAGGGCCACCGGATAGCTGAGTGCCCTCAGACTCAGACTGTTTCTGGAGTTTGTTTCGGGTGTG TACAGGCTACCCAGTCAGCTATCCCCAGGCAGCAAAGGGGAGGAGGATCTCGTACCCAGGGACGAGTTTATgcactgactcagcaggatgctcaggcatccaacactGTAGTGACACGTACACTGTTGGTATCTTCCACTTATGCTTatgtgttatttgattctggtgctacgCATTCTTTTATCTCATCTTCATATGTCCATAAGTGCGATTTACACTACTCTTCCTTAGAGAGGGAATTATGCATTAGTACTCCAGCTGGGGGTACGATGACAGTTAGTCAGATCTGCATTTCCTGCCCAGTACTAGTTGAGGGTAGAGATTTGAGAACTAATTTGATTGTTATGAATCTGCATGATTTTGATGTAATCTTGGGTATGGATTGGTTGGCTGCATATCACGCTACCATAGACTGTTTTCTGAAGAGTGTGACCTTCCGGATCCCGGGTATTGATAAGTTCAGTTTTATGGGTGATGACTGGGGTGTCTCTTCTCAGGTAGTATCTGCTATGCAGGGCATAAGATCTCTTAGAAAAGAGTTTCCTATCTTTATGGCCGCAATTGCAAATTCTGAACAGTCTGAACAGAGAATTGAGGATATACCAGTAGTCAGTGAGTACCCTGATGTCTTTCCTGATGATCTGCCAGGCTTACCTCCTGATAGAGATGTCGAGTTTGCTATTGATATAATCCTTGGTACTGCACCTTTGTCTAAAGCTCCTTATAGAATGGCCCCTGCTGAACTAAAGGAGCTAAAGGACCAATTACAGGAGCTATTGGATCTGGGTTTCATTCGACCTAGTGTCTCTCCTTAG
- the LOC120108458 gene encoding uncharacterized protein LOC120108458: MVYVFIFIEKGLKERAMEVHNSMSHGLVALLLVMICLSCILARVWATIEQFEVRQHLIRLDKPVKSIKSPDGDIIDCVHISHQPAFDHPSLKNHTIQMRPSFHPLGLYDEKRVASKMETSSIPQLWHQNGRCPEDTIPIRRTKKGDVLRASFIERFGKNGRRTIPNPTSIESNRNNNRHEHAIVYVRGGKYYGAKATINVWNPKLQQKNEFSLSQLWIVGGPTGLFNTIEAGWHVYPILNGDYKTRLFTFWTADGYKSVGCYNLQCSGFVQVNKEIALGATIYPISSYGGRQYEITLSLWKDPKTGNWWLQYGNQSPVGYWPSSLFPHLSDGASEIYWGGEVVNLNSNGQHTSTKMGSGHFPEEGFGKASYFKNIQIVDKSNYLQAPRGIRTFATRSNCYNVHLKNNGYIYYGGPGRNPKCM; this comes from the exons atggtgtatgtttttattttcattgaaaAGGGTTTGAAAGAAAGGGCTATGGAGGTGCACAATAGTATGAGCCATGGCCTGGTCGCGCTATTGCTGGTGATGATTTGCTTATCTTGCATCTTGGCTAGAGTGTGGGCTACAATCGAGCAGTTCGAGGTGCGGCAACACCTGATCCGATTGGATAAACCTGTCAAAAGCATCAAG AGCCCGGATGGGGATATCATAGACTGTGTCCATATCTCTCATCAGCCAGCCTTCGATCATCCTTCGCTCAAAAACCATACTATCCAG ATGAGACCAAGTTTCCACCCATTAGGCTTATACGATGAGAAGAGGGTGGCATCAAAGATGGAAACTAGCTCCATACCTCAACTTTGGCATCAAAATGGGAGGTGCCCAGAGGACACCATCCCTATTAGGAGGACTAAGAAGGGCGATGTGCTGAGGGCTAGCTTTATCGAAAGATTTGGAAAGAACGGGCGTAGGACAATCCCAAATCCAACTTCTATAGAATCCAATAGGAATAATAATAGGCATGAG CATGCAATTGTTTATGTAAGGGGAGGTAAGTACTATGGAGCAAAGGCAACCATAAATGTGTGGAACCCGAAGCTGCAACAGAAAAATGAGTTCAGTCTATCTCAACTTTGGATTGTTGGGGGTCCTACAGGACTTTTCAATACCATCGAAGCTGGCTGGCAT GTATATCCAATTTTGAATGGAGATTATAAAACAAGACTATTTACTTTCTGGACG GCTGATGGTTATAAATCAGTAGGCTGCTACAACCTACAATGCTCTGGGTTCGTTCAAGTCAACAAGGAGATAGCATTAGGTGCCACCATCTACCCCATTTCTAGCTATGGTGGACGCCAATATGAAATCACTTTGTCTCTCTGGaag GATCCAAAAACGGGGAATTGGTGGCTGCAGTATGGGAATCAATCTCCAGTGGGGTATTGGCCTTCTTCCTTATTTCCTCATCTGTCAGACGGTGCCTCAGAGATATACTGGGGAGGGGAGGTTGTGAACTTAAATTCAAATGGTCAGCACACCTCCACGAAGATGGGCAGTGGCCATTTCCCAGAAGAAGGTTTTGGCAAGGCGAGCTACTTCAAAaacattcaaatagttgataagTCCAACTATCTCCAAGCTCCTCGAGGGATTCGCACTTTCGCTACACGATCCAATTGCTATAATGTGCACCTTAAGAACAATGGTTACATCTACTATGGGGGTCCTGGTAGAAATCCTAAATGTATGTAG